In one window of Candidatus Sulfotelmatobacter sp. DNA:
- a CDS encoding tetratricopeptide repeat protein — MTIHAAPGLSFGGGLARRPLARLPARPLHIPVSDSGVTLPFPAAAELLSGCGSDRTGVRDEATRGLPASTPSLAVALKALGFHTLALPGDPLMHSGSGLARGFERYASLAPALSDSARVDSALAWTGLAGRRFVWLEFSLGYPAEAWRRGDPFAADPEVVGELLRDVESSLDRLCAALGRDARAREVLIAIAEVGETGSAFSLAGAELRDLAPRDARLRDAAPTIVAAAGGSPREFEGRNLLAASGAANPVAPPDHPELRRSWGSGAACRPQLLQLLTRSDLGADSLLRPALDSLATRCADSPRVALEHAVALSRGGSEAIAAREFKSLIAAHPDYLEANLAYADHLLRFRRFELSRVTLAAIPPQSPLAALAAWRVAFAFAGDEDFPSAVGAARAAGKLAVVNPAALALEPRLETLGSLHDAVERDPDDAAARIAYARALGDLGLYDVAYPQLHSARALMPDSAEPDYWLATLLMAQGRPQHAAPTLERGLARDSTHRPSRLLLAEALMELGRRKEARAQLERALREGPGEPRDVFNLACLRATEGETSGALDALERAVEAGYADRESLEHDPDLATVRGDPRFAALLKRVGLSPTR, encoded by the coding sequence GTGACGATTCACGCGGCGCCGGGTTTGAGCTTCGGCGGCGGACTCGCGCGACGCCCGCTTGCGCGCCTGCCGGCGCGCCCACTTCACATCCCGGTGAGCGACTCGGGCGTGACGCTGCCGTTCCCGGCCGCCGCCGAGCTGCTCTCGGGCTGCGGATCCGATCGCACCGGCGTGCGCGACGAGGCGACGCGCGGCCTCCCCGCTTCAACTCCATCGCTTGCGGTGGCGCTGAAGGCGCTCGGCTTCCACACGCTCGCGCTTCCCGGTGATCCGTTGATGCACTCGGGCAGCGGCCTCGCCCGCGGCTTCGAGCGCTATGCCAGCCTGGCGCCCGCGCTCAGCGATTCCGCGCGCGTGGATTCCGCGCTCGCGTGGACCGGACTGGCGGGCCGCCGGTTCGTCTGGCTCGAGTTTTCGCTGGGCTATCCGGCTGAGGCCTGGAGACGGGGCGACCCGTTCGCCGCGGATCCCGAGGTGGTCGGCGAGCTCCTCCGCGACGTCGAATCGTCGCTCGACAGGTTGTGCGCCGCGCTCGGGCGCGACGCCCGCGCGCGTGAGGTGCTGATCGCGATCGCCGAGGTGGGAGAGACCGGTTCGGCGTTCTCCCTGGCGGGCGCCGAACTTAGAGATCTCGCGCCGCGCGACGCGCGCCTCCGGGATGCCGCCCCCACGATCGTGGCCGCGGCGGGAGGGAGCCCACGGGAGTTCGAGGGCCGCAATCTCCTGGCCGCCTCGGGCGCCGCGAACCCGGTCGCGCCACCCGACCACCCGGAACTCCGGCGCTCGTGGGGGAGCGGCGCCGCCTGCCGGCCCCAGCTGCTCCAGCTGCTCACCCGCTCCGATCTCGGGGCCGACTCGCTCTTGCGCCCGGCGCTCGATTCGCTCGCGACCCGGTGCGCGGACTCTCCGCGCGTCGCGCTCGAGCACGCCGTGGCTCTCTCTCGTGGCGGGAGCGAGGCGATCGCCGCGCGCGAGTTCAAGTCGTTGATCGCCGCGCATCCCGACTATCTCGAAGCGAACCTCGCCTATGCCGACCATTTGCTTCGGTTCCGTCGCTTCGAGTTGTCGCGCGTGACGCTGGCGGCGATCCCGCCGCAGAGCCCGCTCGCCGCGCTCGCCGCCTGGCGGGTGGCCTTCGCGTTCGCCGGCGATGAGGATTTCCCGTCGGCGGTGGGGGCGGCGCGGGCCGCCGGGAAGCTCGCGGTCGTGAACCCGGCGGCGCTCGCACTCGAGCCGCGGCTCGAGACACTGGGAAGTCTTCACGATGCGGTGGAGCGCGATCCGGACGACGCGGCGGCGCGCATCGCATACGCGCGCGCGCTGGGCGACCTCGGACTCTACGACGTCGCCTATCCGCAGCTCCATTCGGCGCGCGCGCTGATGCCCGACAGCGCCGAGCCCGACTACTGGCTCGCGACGCTGTTGATGGCGCAGGGTCGTCCGCAGCACGCGGCGCCGACGCTCGAGCGAGGCCTCGCCCGCGATTCCACGCATCGGCCCTCACGTCTGCTGTTGGCCGAAGCCCTGATGGAGCTGGGCCGGCGCAAGGAAGCCCGCGCGCAGCTGGAGCGCGCGCTACGCGAAGGTCCGGGCGAGCCCCGCGACGTCTTCAACCTGGCGTGCCTCCGCGCCACCGAGGGCGAGACATCGGGCGCGCTCGATGCGCTCGAACGCGCGGTGGAGGCCGGCTACGCCGACCGCGAGAGCCTGGAGCACGATCCCGATCTCGCGACGGTACGCGGCGATCCGCGATTCGCCGCGCTGCTGAAACGTGTCGGCCTGAGCCCCACGCGTTAG
- a CDS encoding metallophosphoesterase family protein: MRIAALYDIHGNPVALDAVLAEVAREAPDLIVVGGDVVAGPMPVETLDRLEALGDRVQFIRGNTEREVDAAHRGALDPNRPWAKRMRWVAEQLSPERRRGLMEWPLTREYRVDGLGAVLFCHATPRSDEEILTRVSADARFEDALRGISAPVVIGGHTHVQYDRRVSGRRMVNAGSVGMPYEDSPGARWAMLGPEVRLMRTPYDLERAGERIRSTGYPDAAEFVREYLIEPFGAQRASEFFESLALRAG, translated from the coding sequence ATGCGAATCGCGGCACTCTACGACATTCACGGCAACCCGGTGGCGCTCGACGCCGTTCTGGCCGAGGTGGCGCGCGAGGCTCCTGATCTGATCGTGGTCGGCGGCGACGTCGTCGCCGGACCGATGCCGGTCGAGACTCTGGATCGGCTCGAGGCGCTGGGGGATCGCGTTCAGTTCATCCGCGGCAACACCGAGCGCGAGGTGGATGCGGCCCACCGCGGCGCCCTCGACCCCAACCGACCCTGGGCGAAGCGGATGCGCTGGGTGGCGGAACAGCTCTCGCCCGAACGGCGGCGCGGGTTGATGGAATGGCCGCTCACCCGTGAATATCGCGTGGACGGCCTGGGCGCGGTGCTCTTTTGCCATGCGACCCCGCGCAGCGACGAAGAGATCTTGACTCGTGTCTCGGCGGACGCTCGTTTCGAAGACGCGCTGCGTGGAATCTCCGCGCCGGTCGTGATCGGCGGTCACACTCACGTGCAGTACGACCGGCGTGTTTCGGGTCGCCGGATGGTCAACGCCGGCAGCGTCGGCATGCCGTACGAGGACTCACCAGGCGCCCGCTGGGCGATGCTCGGTCCGGAGGTTCGGCTCATGCGCACGCCCTACGATCTCGAACGCGCCGGCGAGCGCATCCGCTCGACTGGCTACCCGGACGCGGCGGAATTCGTGCGCGAGTATCTGATCGAGCCGTTCGGGGCTCAGCGTGCCAGCGAGTTCTTCGAATCGCTGGCGCTCCGCGCGGGCTGA
- a CDS encoding TCR/Tet family MFS transporter yields MSVSTPESAAHERRALGVVLSALLIDTMGFGIIMPVMPDLIVRLTGQPLAMAARYSGWLMGVFAAMQFLFGPVMGGLGDRFGRRPVILFSMLAFGLDYLVMGFAPTFWWLFVSRAVAGVAGAIYVPATAYIADITPPERRAQNFGLIGAAFGLGFVIGPALGGLLVSIGPRAPFIAAALLALLNAGVGASSLPESLPPDRRRAFTLRRANPFGTFASIFRHRGALALFAAWFLWMLSHQVYPATWPFFAKLKFGWSDGAIGFSLAYVGLIMALAQVLVVRRLIPLIGERKATLSGLMAGLVGFAGNALVPLGWMVYPVMTVAAFQGLVFPSLNAVLSKAVAANEQGELQGGVSSLQSVASIVSPPLMSNTLSWFTREGAPLRFPGAAFVLAALLTSASMLILVTLAGAAFAQPARPATPVD; encoded by the coding sequence ATGAGCGTGTCCACTCCCGAGTCCGCAGCACACGAGCGCCGTGCACTGGGCGTGGTGCTGTCGGCCCTGCTCATCGACACCATGGGCTTCGGAATCATCATGCCGGTGATGCCCGACCTGATCGTGCGCCTCACCGGTCAGCCGCTGGCGATGGCGGCGCGTTATTCCGGGTGGCTGATGGGCGTGTTCGCGGCCATGCAGTTCCTGTTCGGCCCGGTCATGGGCGGACTCGGCGATCGCTTCGGCCGACGTCCGGTGATCCTGTTCTCGATGCTGGCGTTCGGTCTCGACTACCTGGTGATGGGCTTCGCGCCGACTTTCTGGTGGTTGTTCGTGAGCCGTGCGGTGGCCGGGGTCGCCGGCGCGATCTACGTGCCCGCGACCGCCTACATCGCCGACATCACGCCGCCGGAGCGACGCGCCCAGAACTTCGGCCTGATCGGGGCGGCGTTTGGGCTGGGCTTCGTGATCGGGCCGGCGCTCGGCGGGCTGTTGGTTTCGATCGGTCCCCGCGCGCCGTTCATCGCCGCCGCGCTGCTCGCGCTGCTCAACGCGGGCGTCGGAGCCTCGAGCCTGCCCGAGTCGCTGCCGCCCGACCGCCGCCGCGCCTTCACGCTCCGGCGCGCCAACCCGTTCGGCACGTTCGCCTCGATCTTCCGGCACCGCGGAGCGCTGGCGCTGTTCGCGGCGTGGTTTCTGTGGATGCTGTCACACCAGGTCTATCCCGCCACCTGGCCATTCTTCGCCAAGCTCAAGTTTGGCTGGAGCGACGGGGCGATCGGCTTCTCGCTCGCCTACGTGGGGTTGATCATGGCGCTCGCCCAGGTGCTGGTGGTGCGGCGCCTGATCCCGCTCATCGGCGAGCGCAAGGCCACGCTCTCCGGCCTGATGGCCGGGCTGGTGGGTTTCGCCGGCAACGCGCTCGTTCCGCTCGGCTGGATGGTCTATCCGGTGATGACGGTCGCGGCCTTCCAGGGCCTGGTATTCCCGTCGCTGAACGCCGTCCTGTCGAAAGCCGTGGCCGCCAACGAGCAGGGCGAGCTGCAGGGCGGCGTGTCGAGCCTGCAGAGCGTGGCTTCGATCGTCTCGCCGCCGCTCATGTCCAACACATTGTCCTGGTTCACGCGCGAAGGCGCGCCGCTACGCTTTCCGGGGGCGGCGTTCGTGCTCGCCGCGCTCCTCACCAGCGCGTCGATGCTCATCCTCGTCACGCTGGCGGGAGCGGCGTTCGCTCAGCCCGCGCGTCCCGCCACGCCCGTTGACTGA
- a CDS encoding HdeD family acid-resistance protein yields MLAKLLSRTWWMLLLRGVVSILFGIVALRTPGITLATLVLFFGAYVLVEGVFGSVQAISGRSENEHWVAMLFSGLLGILLGVLTFMAPGVTALVLLFYIAIWALLTGVLEMVLAVRLRKEIHGEFWLFLAGLFSVLFGVLLVSRPGAGALAVILYIGIWAIVTGVFTTVLAFRVRGFGKQLQSTGVAGRAG; encoded by the coding sequence ATGCTCGCCAAGTTGCTGAGCCGCACCTGGTGGATGCTGCTGTTGCGCGGAGTCGTCTCGATTCTGTTCGGCATCGTCGCCTTGCGAACCCCTGGCATCACGCTGGCCACTCTGGTGCTGTTCTTCGGGGCCTACGTGCTGGTGGAGGGCGTGTTCGGCTCGGTGCAGGCGATCAGCGGAAGAAGCGAGAACGAACATTGGGTGGCGATGCTGTTCAGCGGGCTGCTCGGCATCCTGCTCGGCGTGCTCACCTTCATGGCCCCCGGCGTCACCGCGCTGGTGCTGTTGTTCTACATCGCGATCTGGGCGCTGTTGACCGGCGTGCTCGAAATGGTCCTGGCGGTCCGGCTGCGCAAGGAGATCCACGGCGAGTTCTGGTTGTTCCTCGCCGGGCTGTTCTCGGTGCTGTTCGGCGTGCTGCTCGTGAGTCGCCCGGGCGCCGGCGCGCTGGCGGTCATCCTCTACATCGGAATCTGGGCGATCGTGACCGGCGTCTTCACCACGGTGCTCGCCTTCCGCGTGCGTGGATTCGGGAAGCAGCTTCAGTCAACGGGCGTGGCGGGACGCGCGGGCTGA
- a CDS encoding BamA/TamA family outer membrane protein: protein MLLAGVAQPLFAQSVRLAPDAQVKAIRYRFIGSHQLQPEQLNAELAMTAPGPFEGLQSAVAWIPFVPDPPQHAVDPLMIQSDLVRLRRLYRREGFLEAHVDYEVHLDRNRHHVEVTFTIDEGPPLAMRSLKLVDARARPDLGIGDSLYRTISSLTTRIENQNRGQRFSQKRIEAGATRLTTWFANHGYPAARTEPRAAIDSVAHQADLVWMVDAGGRVRLSNIEVSGVHSVPRSIVTRQLGIQPGDLAKRDELEKGRANLQSVPLFRRANVTLADGAIADTTMPLQVAITESRARLTNVELGYVTDGAGVTSQVRWTHPNFTGGARSLDAIGLVQTGWGTTSDVPDRLLRANLTLNQPYVGSPLLTLSVGPQAELRDGRIDKSTSYSGLATLVYRFNPLQSAALRYDFTYRHLIDLKVFGIEAGQVSNPTLLAFGDQGLIDSLTAPSRISEFVFFTSVGSLDDISRPRHGVVLKPNLAITFPRAWGNVEYGRADLQATNFWPMPGKGNALMFRGTFGAVWPFGDSAPAAGANPAYQWLRLRDEVLTAGGANDVRGYASELLGPKFPDVTATIENGDTTFASDRYVAIGGLRRVTASAEFRIGLPTFGKDIFAHLFADAGRVWTSDPRYQLSQIQPDDERMHYTTGGGIGYYTPVGAIRFDLGYKLNPSLYDLRKPQDVLDVALRGQPVSSAPVVSSRRYAFHLALGLYF, encoded by the coding sequence GTGCTGTTGGCCGGGGTCGCGCAGCCTCTGTTCGCCCAGTCGGTGAGGCTGGCGCCCGACGCGCAGGTGAAAGCGATCCGGTATCGCTTCATCGGCTCGCACCAGCTCCAGCCGGAACAGTTGAACGCCGAGCTCGCCATGACCGCGCCCGGTCCCTTCGAGGGCCTGCAGTCGGCGGTGGCATGGATTCCGTTCGTTCCCGATCCGCCGCAGCACGCGGTGGACCCGCTCATGATCCAGTCGGACCTGGTGCGGCTGCGGCGCCTCTACCGTCGCGAGGGGTTTCTGGAGGCTCATGTCGACTACGAGGTCCATCTCGATCGTAATCGGCATCACGTCGAGGTGACGTTCACCATCGACGAAGGGCCTCCGCTCGCCATGCGCTCGCTGAAACTGGTCGACGCCCGCGCTCGTCCGGATCTGGGCATCGGTGACAGCCTGTACCGGACGATCAGCAGCCTCACCACTCGAATCGAGAATCAGAACCGCGGCCAGCGGTTCAGCCAGAAGCGAATCGAGGCCGGCGCCACCCGACTGACCACCTGGTTCGCGAATCATGGCTATCCGGCCGCGAGGACCGAACCGCGGGCGGCGATCGATTCCGTGGCGCACCAGGCGGATCTGGTCTGGATGGTGGACGCCGGCGGCCGGGTGCGGCTCTCGAACATCGAGGTGAGCGGGGTGCATTCGGTGCCGAGGTCGATCGTCACCCGTCAGCTCGGCATCCAGCCTGGAGACCTGGCGAAGCGGGACGAACTCGAAAAGGGGCGAGCCAATCTCCAATCGGTGCCGCTGTTCCGCCGCGCCAATGTGACTCTCGCCGATGGCGCGATCGCCGACACCACGATGCCGCTGCAGGTCGCGATCACGGAGTCGCGCGCGCGGCTCACCAATGTCGAGCTCGGCTACGTGACCGACGGCGCCGGCGTCACGAGTCAGGTGCGCTGGACGCATCCCAATTTCACGGGCGGCGCCCGCAGTCTCGATGCCATCGGGCTGGTTCAGACGGGCTGGGGCACCACCAGCGACGTGCCGGATCGGCTGCTCCGCGCCAACCTGACCCTGAATCAACCTTACGTCGGCTCACCGCTCCTCACCCTGAGCGTGGGCCCTCAGGCCGAACTGCGGGACGGACGCATCGACAAGTCCACTTCGTACTCCGGGCTCGCCACGCTCGTCTACCGCTTCAATCCGCTTCAGTCGGCGGCGCTTCGCTACGACTTCACCTATCGGCACCTGATCGATCTGAAAGTGTTCGGGATCGAGGCGGGCCAGGTCTCCAATCCCACGCTGCTGGCGTTCGGGGACCAGGGCCTGATCGATTCGCTCACCGCGCCTTCCCGGATCAGCGAGTTCGTGTTCTTCACCAGCGTCGGCTCCCTGGATGACATTTCGCGTCCCCGGCACGGCGTCGTATTGAAGCCGAATCTCGCCATCACCTTTCCCAGGGCGTGGGGAAACGTCGAGTACGGCCGGGCCGATCTTCAGGCCACCAACTTCTGGCCCATGCCCGGGAAGGGAAACGCGCTGATGTTTCGCGGCACCTTCGGCGCCGTGTGGCCGTTCGGCGACAGTGCGCCTGCCGCCGGGGCCAATCCCGCCTATCAGTGGCTGCGCCTGCGCGACGAAGTGCTCACCGCCGGCGGCGCCAACGACGTGCGCGGCTACGCCAGCGAACTGCTCGGTCCAAAGTTCCCCGACGTCACCGCCACCATCGAGAACGGCGACACCACCTTTGCCTCCGACCGCTACGTGGCCATCGGCGGACTGCGGCGCGTCACTGCGAGCGCCGAATTCAGAATTGGGCTGCCGACGTTCGGCAAGGACATCTTTGCGCATCTGTTCGCCGATGCGGGACGGGTCTGGACCAGCGATCCGCGCTACCAACTGAGCCAGATCCAACCCGACGATGAGCGCATGCACTACACCACCGGCGGCGGCATTGGTTACTACACCCCGGTTGGCGCGATTCGGTTCGACCTCGGCTACAAGCTCAATCCTTCCCTGTACGACCTGCGCAAGCCGCAGGACGTCCTCGACGTGGCGCTGCGCGGGCAGCCGGTGAGCAGCGCGCCGGTGGTGTCCTCGCGGCGCTATGCCTTTCACCTCGCGCTCGGCCTCTATTTCTGA